Proteins encoded within one genomic window of Jiangella mangrovi:
- a CDS encoding ABC transporter permease subunit, protein MTRYALRRLAQSVAVLLGVSVLVFAIMQLVPGDPIRAALGQQADPETVAALRERAGLDDPVPLQFLTWIGGAVTGDFGVSFRTGETVLSLILERVPATLSLAGAAIVVALLIAIPLGTASALRPRKPVDWFASLSSQAGLSVPDFWLGIMLILVFAGTLGWLPSSGYTPLTGDPVDWARHLILPAITAGVSSGAILTRFVRSSVLESLGQDHVRTARAKGMRARDVLTWHVLRNALVPLVTVGGVQLAYLLSGVVVVEFVFAWPGLGQLAFQAVESRDYPVLQGAVLLFAFIFLLVNLVVDLTYARLDPRITYRSAR, encoded by the coding sequence GTGACCCGCTACGCGCTGCGGCGGCTGGCTCAGTCGGTCGCGGTGCTGCTCGGCGTCAGCGTGCTGGTCTTCGCGATCATGCAGCTGGTGCCGGGCGACCCGATCCGCGCCGCGCTGGGCCAGCAGGCCGACCCCGAGACGGTCGCGGCCCTGCGCGAGCGGGCGGGTCTCGACGACCCTGTGCCGCTGCAGTTCCTCACCTGGATCGGCGGCGCCGTCACGGGCGACTTCGGCGTCAGCTTCCGCACCGGCGAGACGGTGCTGTCGCTGATCCTCGAGCGCGTCCCGGCGACGCTCAGCCTCGCCGGAGCGGCCATCGTCGTCGCCCTGCTCATCGCGATCCCGCTGGGCACCGCGTCGGCGCTGCGTCCCCGCAAGCCGGTCGACTGGTTCGCCAGCCTCTCCAGCCAGGCCGGGCTGAGCGTGCCGGACTTCTGGCTCGGCATCATGCTCATCCTGGTCTTCGCCGGCACCCTCGGCTGGCTCCCCTCGAGCGGCTACACGCCGCTCACCGGGGACCCCGTCGACTGGGCGCGGCACCTGATCCTCCCGGCCATCACCGCCGGCGTCTCGAGCGGCGCGATCCTCACCCGGTTCGTCCGCTCGTCGGTCCTGGAGTCGCTCGGCCAGGACCACGTGCGGACCGCCCGGGCCAAGGGCATGCGCGCCCGCGACGTCCTGACCTGGCACGTGCTGCGCAACGCGCTGGTCCCGCTGGTGACGGTGGGCGGTGTCCAGCTGGCCTACCTGCTGTCCGGCGTGGTCGTCGTCGAGTTCGTGTTCGCCTGGCCCGGGCTGGGGCAGCTGGCCTTCCAGGCGGTCGAGTCGCGCGACTATCCGGTGCTCCAGGGCGCCGTGCTGCTGTTCGCGTTCATCTTCCTGCTGGTCAACCTGGTGGTGGACCTCACGTACGCGCGACTGGACCCGCGCATCACCTACCGGAGCGCGCGATGA